The genome window ATATTGAAACCGTCGCCCGATTGATCGACAATGATGAAATTCTGGACGCGGTGGAAAAAGTCACCGGTCCCCTGCTGTAACCGGGCCACGCCCGCCGGGCTGCACCCGGAGGAAACGGAGTGAATTTAGAAATGGGCCCACGGATCATCGTTTGCGGTGAGAGCATTGCTCCGTTTGTTGCAGGGCACGCCTGCATCATTTTGTAAGGACTCTCCTGTATGGAATCCCGTATTTTTGAAACCGGTCCGGATCGGTTGTCGTTGATCACCGATTCCGGCCGGGTGTATTTCGGCCTGCAACGGTCCTCGGCGCCGCAGTTGAACCGGTGCGTGGTGGATTTGTTTGAATACCTCAACACCCGCCTGGGCTTTTGCAACGATGACAGCGGACGGCACCATCAGGCCTGCTTCAACCTGATCCTGCGCTACGCCTATCCCGAAATCATGATCGACCTCGCCGACCTCGTTTATGTCCAGCACGAGCGGCCGATGGTGTTTTTGAATCTCGATCACATCGATGGCAACCGGCGCGCCGATCTCGACCCGCCACTGGCCGGGTTGTCGGCGGCAGACATGAACCATCAAATGGAATTTCTGTTCCGTTCGCTGGCGGATGCCATCCGTCACGACCCCGCGTTGGCGGCAGACCCGGTGGTGGTGCGCATGCTGGCGGAAAGCTACAGCACGTACCTGGTCTTGACGGAAAACTTTCCGTGGGATCAGGGTCTGGCCGACCTCATCCCGCCGGTGGACGAACCGGTGCTGGATGTGGCGACGGGGTTGACGGGATTCAGCATTCTGCACGACTGGCCGGAAGATTATCCCACCCTGTACCTCAGCGATTCGATGCCGTTCATCATCGAGGCGCTCACGCATTACAAGGAACAGATCGGCAAAAGCAATGTGGAGATTCTCGATGCCCGCTTTCCGGAGGGGCTGCAGGTGTCGCGGACTTTCGGCTGGATGCAGGTCAGCAAGTTTCTGCATCACCTGCAACGCGACGAGCGCCGCGCGTTTCTCAAATGGGCGCTGAAGCAGTTGAAGCCCGGCGGTCGCATGATGATCGTGGACACCGACCTCGAGTACCGCATTCTGAAAGAAGCGCGGAAGCCGGAGTACCGCGACAAACTGATTCCCGGTTACCTGGAAACGCTGGTCGATATCGAAGACAAGTTCTGCCACAACCTGGTTGAGGACGTGCGCGAGGCGGGGTTTGTGGTGGAGGACTTCGAGTACCACGAGTTCTACGACGAGACCGATGCCTACAGTTACTATCCCGGCGACACCCTGCCGCTGCAATTTCTGGGATTCGAGATCGTCGCCGAAAAGGTGGGGTGAGCGGACTGCGTCCGCAGGCAACGGGTTGTGTCTTGAAAGGGCCGGGGGTTATTCGTCGAACCCTCCTTTAAAAAATAAAACATAGATTCTTCGCTGACGCTCAGAATGACAATTCAGACTCGGAGGGCACGCCTGCCTGCGCCGGACAGGCCGGGCCGGCTCCCCCTTCTCCGAAGGGGTCGTTACTTTGTGTCGAGGTGTTTGTGCAGGGCTTTCCATTCCGCCTGCACCGACTTCATGGCTTTGGTTTCCATGGCGCGGTACTGGTCGATGACACTCTGTCCGAGTGCCGTCAATTGCGCGCCGCCCCCACCGGCGCCGCCCTGGCTGCCTTCCACCAGCGGTTTTTTGAAACACTGGTTCATGGTGTCCACCATGCCCCAGGCGCGGCGGTAACTGAGGCCGAGCTCCCGCGCTGCCGCCGAGATCGATCCGGTCCGGCCGATGGCTTCCAGCAAATCCACCTTGCCCGGACCGAGGGCGATCTCACCGTGCAGGGTGATGCGGAAACGGGATTTCAATTGCGCCGGTTTGTTGGAGGGCGATGCGGACATGAAAACCTCATGGGGTTTTGGGTGACGGGATGCGTTCGATTCCGACCACGTTGGGGATGGGCCAGGCGATGCGGTTGGCGTCGTTCTCGTTCGAGTCGGTGGAATAGCTGCCTAAAAATTCCATCTGCGCGGTGCCGGATTGTATGAACAGTTGCGCCTCCGGGCCGCCTTCGACGTACATCGCCCGTTTCAGATGGATCGGCAACTCCAGCAGGATGTCGATGAGGTCGTGCGTGCTGTAGGGCGAGCGCACATGCACGAACAGCATGTGTCCGTCGGCATCCATGCCGATGACGGAGGTGCTCCAGATTTTGTCCTGCTGCTTCCACACGTTGTCGCCGTCGCAGGAAATCATGCGGATGCTTTGGATCAGCGTTTGGTACCGTTCGCGCAGCGATTCCACATCCTGGCAGTCGCGGTCCAGAATCTGCACCGGCGGCAGCGAGGTTTCCTGCGGGTGGAATGCCAGCAGGGCGCGGTCTTTCGAATACCAGGTGTTGTTGACATGGTCGATGGTTTTCATCAGCGACACGCTGGTCAGGTTGTCGGTCTGGTACATGCTGGCGTTGATGGCGGCGACGAGGTTGTGGTCCTGCACCCACTCTTTGGCGGAGCGGCGTTTGTTGCGGTCGGACGAGGCGTTGAGCAGGCGGAACCGGAAATGGGCCGGGTCGATGCGCAGCACGCGCACCAGCGAATCGCCGATGATGGATTTGCGCGGTGACAGGAAGGTGCCGAGTTGCAGGCCCGGCTCCAGCGTCACCCAGGGCACCGGGTTGCCGTTCTTCGGGCCGGAACTCGTGGCCGCTCCGGCTCCCAGTGTCAGGCTTGCCAGCAGGGCGCCAAGGATCAGGGTGTGGGTACCGAACTTCATGAATCCACCAACACAGATGACGACCCCTCCCGGCTGCGGGACGAGGCGGAATCTTCTAACTGGTTGTTAAATTATAACAAAAAACCGGCTCGAACCTCATGGCCTGCCGGGTTCATTCAACTTGGCCCTTTTGAGGGTTTTAAGCCCCGTCGGTCTTCTTTAAATTAAGCGGTAATATAGATATTTCAAGGATTTATTTGAGGGGTTCGGTTGATTTTGGTATTTTTTTGTTTATAATGGCGATACTTCGTAAGAATTCAGACTTCACATCTTAATATCGATATTATCGGGCCTCGTTTTCAGGAAGGCTCCCAGGAATATAAAATCTCATCCCACATAGGAAAGGGCGCTTTATCATGACTAAAATGGTTCGTTTTGGGTTTTTAGCGGTTTTGATGTTTGCAGTAGGTTGTGCCGGCCAGGGTGGTTCCGGTGGTGGAGACATGGGGTCCGCGGACCGGGTCGCTGGCGACAATAAAGGCGTTAAAATCGTTAAGCCACGGACTGCCTCCAGCGTCGACAACCAGGTTGAAATCTGTATGGAGACCAACGGCTATACGGTGGAACCGGCCAAGAACGGCGTCAACCCCGGTAAAGGACATCATCACCTGATCATCGATGTGGATCTGCCGCCGGCCGGACAGCCGATCCCGAAGGACAGCAACCACATCCACATGGGTGACGGCTCGACCTGTAAAACCATTGAACTCAGCGATGGCATGCACCGGATTCAGGCTTTGTTTGCCCAGGGCAACCATGTGCCTTACGATCCTCCGGTTTCGGATTCGATTGTTGTCTTTGTTCAGTAAGTTTTAAAATCGTAAACTCTGGGAGTCTGATATGAAAATATTAGCACGGATTTTCGCAGTCATGATGATTCTGACGCTCGTTGGGTGTGCTTCTTCGGGTGGCTCCGGAAGCTCGTCTTCCTCTTCTTCATCCTCTTCCTCTTCCAGCGGCGGGCAATTGACGGCGGAAGATTATGAGCGGATCGGGATCAAAGAAACAAACCGGTAAGACCCTGCCGGGTTGACCGGATCGGATACAAAATTGCAAGCGCGGAGGCTTCGGCCTTCGCGCTTTTTTTGTTGGGAGCCAATCAGAGATGGTCCATGAATTCCGCCAGGCTGGAGACGATGAGGTCGGCCTGGGAGAAGTCGATGTTCCGGTTGAGGGGATTGAGCACGATGACGCAGGACATGCCTGCATCGTGTGCGGCGTGCACGCCTTTCAGCGCGTCTTCCATCACCAGGCAGCGTTCGGGGGCCAGGCCCAGTTGTTCCGCCGCCTGCAGAAAAATGTCGGGAGCCGGTTTTTCCCGCCGCGTGCCGGGTGACTTGCCGAGGATGGTCTCGACCAGGTGTTCGGCTTCACCATGGCGGAGGATGGCGCGGATGTCGTGTTCCCAGGATCCGGAGGCGATGGCCAGCTTGAAGCGTTGCTTCATCGTTTCCATGAAACGGCGGGCGTCGGGGAACAGGCGGATGTCGCCGTTGGAACAGAATTCGGAGTACAGTTCGAATTTCTGCTCGCGCATGGCCTCGGGGCGGATGTCGAGCTTCAGGTTGTAGCGCTCGATCTCGCCCTGGATGCCTTTGCCTTTCGAGGTGAATTCGACCCAGTATTCGTCGGCATCGATGCTGTGTCCGTAACGTTCGAACACGGTGTTGTAGGCCTTGTAGTGGAACGGTTCCGAGTCGGCGATCAGGCCGTCGAAGTCGAGGATGACGCCTTCGCAGCCGTCGAGCAGCGACGTCAGCCGGGTTTTGAGTTGCGGGTCCATGGCGCCGGTTTTTTTCATGGGTTGGCCAGCGCGGGGCCGGTGGGTTCGTGATCGTCCACGGACAAGCCGATGCGGTTGAACCGCACCCCGCCGTTTTCATTGTTCCACGACCAGTAAATCCACTGCGCCTTGCCCCGCACCTTGTCGAGGTCGAGGAAGCCCCACTTGCGGCTGTCGTGACTGTTTTCGCGGTTGTCGCCCATCACGAACACATGACCTTCGGGGATCATCACCGGGCCCACATCATCGCGTTCCGGAATGCGTTCCAGGCTGGGCGGTTCGGTATGGTGCGCATAAGGTTCTTCCAGCCGGCGGTCGTTGATGTACACCTGCTGGTGACGCACTTCCAGCTTTTCTCCGGGCAGGCCGATGACACGCTTGATGAAATCCTTGGACTCGTCCAGCGGGTATTTGAAGACGATGATGTCGCCGCGCTCCGGCGTTTCCTGCAACAGCAGGTAGTCCGGAAACAGCTGGATATTCAACAATGGAACTTCGTTGGGGATGTGGATGCCGTAGGTGAACTTGGTGACCAGCAGGTGGTCGCCGATCAGCAGCGTGTCTTCCATGGAGCCGGAAGGGATCTTGAACGCCTGCACAATGAACGTGCGGATGAGCAGGGCCAACAGCAAGGCGATGAGGATGGCCTCGGTGTATTCCCGGAGCGTGCTCTTCTGCGGTTTGGAAGTCGAGGTGGCCGCCGCCGCATTGCCTGCGGAGCCGGGCGTGTTCTGTTCGGGATTATTTGACATCAGTCCTCAATACGGCGAGAAAGGCTTCCTGCGGAATCTCCACCTTTCCGATCTGCTTCATTCTTTTTTTGCCGGCTTTCTGTTTCTCCAACAATTTTCGTTTCCGGGTGATGTCCCCGCCGTAACATTTGGCCAGCACGTTTTTACGCAGGGCTTTGACGGATTCGCGGGCGATGACTTTGCCGCCGATGGAGGCCTGGATGGCAACCTCGAACATTTGCCGGGGAATCTGTTCCTTCAGTTTCTTGACCAGATCGCGGCCGCGGAAATAGGCCTTGTCGCGGTGAACGATCATGGACAGGGCATCGACCGTTTCCCCGTTGAACAGAATGTCCAACTTTACCAAATCCGAGGCCCGGAAATCCATAAATTCATAATCGAACGACGCGTAGCCTTTGGTGGACGATTTCAGGTGGTCGAAAAAATCGAACACGATTTCACTGAACGGCAGGGCGTACTGGAGCATCACCGTCTTCGGCGTCAGGTATTCCATCTTCAACTGATGGCCGCGCCGGTCCCGCGCCAGGTTCATGACCACGCCGACGTACTCGTCGGGCACAATGATGGTGCCGCGCAGATACGGCTCCAGAATGGTGTCGGTGCGGTCGTTCTTGGTCAGGTTGGACGGGTTGTCGATGACGACCATCTCGCCGTGTTCCGGCTGCAGATGGAAGATGACGGTCGGTGCGGTGGTGAGCAGATCGACGTTGTAC of Nitrospina watsonii contains these proteins:
- the lepB gene encoding signal peptidase I, which produces MSNNPEQNTPGSAGNAAAATSTSKPQKSTLREYTEAILIALLLALLIRTFIVQAFKIPSGSMEDTLLIGDHLLVTKFTYGIHIPNEVPLLNIQLFPDYLLLQETPERGDIIVFKYPLDESKDFIKRVIGLPGEKLEVRHQQVYINDRRLEEPYAHHTEPPSLERIPERDDVGPVMIPEGHVFVMGDNRENSHDSRKWGFLDLDKVRGKAQWIYWSWNNENGGVRFNRIGLSVDDHEPTGPALANP
- a CDS encoding HAD family hydrolase, encoding MKKTGAMDPQLKTRLTSLLDGCEGVILDFDGLIADSEPFHYKAYNTVFERYGHSIDADEYWVEFTSKGKGIQGEIERYNLKLDIRPEAMREQKFELYSEFCSNGDIRLFPDARRFMETMKQRFKLAIASGSWEHDIRAILRHGEAEHLVETILGKSPGTRREKPAPDIFLQAAEQLGLAPERCLVMEDALKGVHAAHDAGMSCVIVLNPLNRNIDFSQADLIVSSLAEFMDHL
- a CDS encoding DUF4399 domain-containing protein, with product MTKMVRFGFLAVLMFAVGCAGQGGSGGGDMGSADRVAGDNKGVKIVKPRTASSVDNQVEICMETNGYTVEPAKNGVNPGKGHHHLIIDVDLPPAGQPIPKDSNHIHMGDGSTCKTIELSDGMHRIQALFAQGNHVPYDPPVSDSIVVFVQ
- a CDS encoding winged helix-turn-helix domain-containing protein translates to MSASPSNKPAQLKSRFRITLHGEIALGPGKVDLLEAIGRTGSISAAARELGLSYRRAWGMVDTMNQCFKKPLVEGSQGGAGGGGAQLTALGQSVIDQYRAMETKAMKSVQAEWKALHKHLDTK
- a CDS encoding phosphodiester glycosidase family protein — translated: MKFGTHTLILGALLASLTLGAGAATSSGPKNGNPVPWVTLEPGLQLGTFLSPRKSIIGDSLVRVLRIDPAHFRFRLLNASSDRNKRRSAKEWVQDHNLVAAINASMYQTDNLTSVSLMKTIDHVNNTWYSKDRALLAFHPQETSLPPVQILDRDCQDVESLRERYQTLIQSIRMISCDGDNVWKQQDKIWSTSVIGMDADGHMLFVHVRSPYSTHDLIDILLELPIHLKRAMYVEGGPEAQLFIQSGTAQMEFLGSYSTDSNENDANRIAWPIPNVVGIERIPSPKTP